The Callospermophilus lateralis isolate mCalLat2 chromosome 3, mCalLat2.hap1, whole genome shotgun sequence genome has a segment encoding these proteins:
- the Sdr39u1 gene encoding epimerase family protein SDR39U1 isoform X1 yields MRVLVGGGTGFVGTALTQLLKARGHEVTLVSRQPRPGRITWDELARSGLPSCDVAVNLAGENILNPLRRWNEAFQKDVLSSRLETTQMLAKAITKAPQPPKAWILVTGVAYYRPSLTAEYDEDSPGGDFDFFSNLVTKWEAAARLPGDSTRQVVVRSGVVLGRGGGAIGHMLLPFRLGLGGPIGSGNQFFPWIHIQDLAGILTHALEVNHVQGILNGVAPASTTTNAEFAQALGTALGRPAFIPLPATVVRAVFGQERAIMLLEGQKVVPRRTLATGYQYSFPELGAALKEIVA; encoded by the exons ATGCGGGTGCTTGTGg GTGGTGGAACGGGCTTCGTTGGAACAGCCCTAACCCAGCTGCTGAAAGCCAGAGGCCACGAAGTGACATTGGTCTCCCGACAGCCCAGACCGGGTCGGATCACGTGG GATGAGCTTGCTAGATCTGGGCTGCCCAGCTGTGATGTCGCTGTCAACCTGGCCGGAGAGAACATCCTCAACCCTCTCCGAAG GTGGAATGAAGCTTTCCAAAAAGATGTTCTTAGCAGCCGCCTGGAGACCACCCAAATGCTAGCTAAAGCCATCACCAAAGCTCCACAACCCCCCAAAGCCTGGATCTTAGTCACAGGTGTAG CTTACTACCGTCCCAGCCTGACTGCAGAGTATGATGAGGACAGCCCAGGAGGGGATTTTGACTTTTTCTCCAACCTCGTAACCAAATGGGAAGCTGCAGCCAGGCTTCCTGGAGATTCTACACGCCAGGTGGTGGTACGCTCTG GGGTTGTGCTAGGCCGTGGAGGTGGTGCCATCGGCCACATGCTACTGCCCTTCCGCCTGGGTTTGGGGGGCCCCATCGGCTCAGGCAACCAGTTCTTCCCCTGGATTCACATCCAGGACCTGGCAGGAATCCTAACCCATGCCCTTGAAGTAAATCACGTGCAGGGCATCCTGAATGGAGTGGCTCCAGCCTCCACAACCACCAATGCTGAGTTTGCCCAGGCCTTGGGCACTGCCCTGGGCCGCCCAGCCTTTATCCCTCTCCCTGCCACTGTGGTGAGAGCTGTCTTTGGGCAAGAGCGTGCCATCATGCTGCTAGAGGGACAGAAGGTAGTTCCGCGGCGAACACTGGCCACTGGCTACCAGTATTCCTTCCCAGAGCTGGGGGCTGCCTTGAAGGAAATTGTAGCCTAA
- the Sdr39u1 gene encoding epimerase family protein SDR39U1 isoform X2, producing the protein MLAKAITKAPQPPKAWILVTGVAYYRPSLTAEYDEDSPGGDFDFFSNLVTKWEAAARLPGDSTRQVVVRSGVVLGRGGGAIGHMLLPFRLGLGGPIGSGNQFFPWIHIQDLAGILTHALEVNHVQGILNGVAPASTTTNAEFAQALGTALGRPAFIPLPATVVRAVFGQERAIMLLEGQKVVPRRTLATGYQYSFPELGAALKEIVA; encoded by the exons ATGCTAGCTAAAGCCATCACCAAAGCTCCACAACCCCCCAAAGCCTGGATCTTAGTCACAGGTGTAG CTTACTACCGTCCCAGCCTGACTGCAGAGTATGATGAGGACAGCCCAGGAGGGGATTTTGACTTTTTCTCCAACCTCGTAACCAAATGGGAAGCTGCAGCCAGGCTTCCTGGAGATTCTACACGCCAGGTGGTGGTACGCTCTG GGGTTGTGCTAGGCCGTGGAGGTGGTGCCATCGGCCACATGCTACTGCCCTTCCGCCTGGGTTTGGGGGGCCCCATCGGCTCAGGCAACCAGTTCTTCCCCTGGATTCACATCCAGGACCTGGCAGGAATCCTAACCCATGCCCTTGAAGTAAATCACGTGCAGGGCATCCTGAATGGAGTGGCTCCAGCCTCCACAACCACCAATGCTGAGTTTGCCCAGGCCTTGGGCACTGCCCTGGGCCGCCCAGCCTTTATCCCTCTCCCTGCCACTGTGGTGAGAGCTGTCTTTGGGCAAGAGCGTGCCATCATGCTGCTAGAGGGACAGAAGGTAGTTCCGCGGCGAACACTGGCCACTGGCTACCAGTATTCCTTCCCAGAGCTGGGGGCTGCCTTGAAGGAAATTGTAGCCTAA
- the LOC143395170 gene encoding chymase-like produces MHLLSLFLLLFLVCSSAEAGEIIGGTECKPHSRPYMAYLEIITPRGHLISCGGFLIRRNFVLTAAHCAGRSITVMLGVHNKKEKEDTWQRLEVIKQFPHPKYDDVLLLHDIMLLKLEEKANLTLAVGTLPLPSQFNFIPPWRMCRATGWGRTNVDEPTSDSLQEVKLRLLDPQACKHFRSFKHNLQLCAGNPRKTNSVYKGDSGGPLLCAGIAQGIASYVNLNAKPPAVFTRISHYRPWINKILKEN; encoded by the exons ATgcatcttctttctctctttctgctgCTCTTTCTCGTATGCTCCAGTGCTGAAGCCG GGGAGATCATTGGGGGCACAGAATGTAAGCCACACTCCCGCCCCTACATGGCCTATCTGGAAATTATCACTCCTCGAGGTCACCTGATATCTTGTGGTGGCTTCCTGATAAGACGGAATTTTGTGCTGACAGCTGCTCACTGTGCAGGAag ATCTATAACAGTTATGCTAGGTGTCCAtaacaaaaaagagaaagaagacacATGGCAGAGGCTTGAGGTCATAAAGCAATTCCCTCATCCAAAATATGATGACGTTTTGCTTCTCCATGACATCATGTTACTAAAG TTGGAGGAGAAAGCCAACCTGACCCTAGCCGTGGGGACACTACCCCTCCCATCCCAATTCAACTTCATTCCACCTTGGAGAATGTGCCGGGCAACTGGCTGGGGAAGAACAAATGTGGATGAACCTACGTCTGACAGTCTACAGGAGGTGAAACTGAGACTCTTGGATCCCCAGGCCTGCAAACACTTCAGAAGCTTTAAACACAACCTCCAGCTGTGTGCAGGCAATCCCAGGAAGACAAATTCTGTATACAAG GGAGACTCTGGGGGCCCCCTTCTGTGTGCTGGGATAGCCCAGGGCATTGCATCCTATGTAAATCTGAACGCAAAGCCGCCTGCTGTCTTCACCCGAATCTCCCATTATCGACCCTGGATCAACAAGATCTTGAAGGAGAATTAA